Proteins from a genomic interval of Rubinisphaera italica:
- a CDS encoding sialidase family protein, with the protein MSKFSLHLILMISLFFSVKSSLAQENDLIHTRAIPIEDRVMLDLPKIGTQSEKIDFRKLPKIPFEHAVISDVRDQGGHWVHQHAYVCDFANQYWAMWSDGPGLPRSGVAPEKHRNIVPGHDRPGTRVSYATSSDGLNWSEPKDLSGPPRREGFGWIARGFWIRDGQLLALASHFNAPGYPGPGLSLEAFRWDEMKNSWESHGTVNDDTLNNFPPKKLPDGQWLMTRRDHRQQVSVIIGGVNSFDDWHNRPLAKYGKVQKPEEPYWYTLPDGKTLVGLIRDNGGSKRLLRCFSTDQGKTWSEIQTTNFPDATSKFFVLRTSRDFYVLVSNSNPKRRDPLTIAISRDGLIFTSLLYLIGERHIDYPHIIEKDNHILIAFSGAKQTMEVAKVKLDDLEDALDAE; encoded by the coding sequence ATGTCGAAATTTTCATTGCATCTTATTCTGATGATCTCCCTGTTCTTTTCTGTGAAGTCTTCTCTTGCACAGGAAAATGACTTGATTCACACTCGGGCCATTCCAATTGAAGACCGCGTGATGCTCGACTTGCCCAAAATTGGGACACAGTCTGAAAAAATCGATTTCCGTAAGCTTCCGAAAATTCCATTTGAACATGCTGTGATCAGCGATGTGCGTGACCAGGGCGGACATTGGGTTCATCAGCATGCCTATGTCTGCGACTTTGCAAATCAGTATTGGGCCATGTGGAGTGATGGACCAGGCCTACCTCGTTCTGGCGTGGCTCCAGAAAAGCATCGAAATATTGTGCCCGGGCATGACCGCCCGGGAACGAGAGTTTCCTACGCGACCAGCTCAGATGGTTTAAATTGGAGTGAGCCCAAAGATTTGAGCGGTCCGCCCCGACGAGAGGGATTCGGTTGGATTGCCCGTGGATTCTGGATTCGTGATGGCCAACTCCTTGCACTGGCAAGTCACTTTAATGCTCCTGGATATCCGGGACCTGGTTTGAGCCTGGAAGCCTTTCGTTGGGACGAAATGAAGAACTCATGGGAGAGCCACGGCACGGTCAATGATGACACTCTGAATAATTTTCCACCAAAGAAACTCCCTGATGGTCAGTGGCTGATGACAAGACGCGATCATCGCCAGCAAGTCAGCGTTATTATCGGTGGTGTTAATTCGTTCGACGATTGGCACAACCGACCGCTGGCGAAATATGGAAAAGTACAGAAGCCAGAAGAGCCTTATTGGTACACTTTGCCGGATGGGAAAACGCTGGTCGGTTTAATTCGCGACAATGGTGGCTCAAAACGCTTACTACGTTGCTTCTCGACCGATCAGGGAAAAACCTGGAGTGAAATTCAAACAACGAATTTTCCAGATGCGACTAGCAAATTTTTTGTGCTTCGGACATCCCGTGACTTTTACGTACTGGTATCCAATTCAAATCCTAAAAGACGGGATCCTCTCACCATTGCAATCAGTCGAGACGGACTGATCTTCACATCTCTGCTCTATCTGATTGGTGAGCGCCACATCGATTATCCGCACATCATCGAAAAAGATAACCACATTCTGATTGCATTCTCGGGAGCAAAACAGACTATGGAAGTCGCGAAAGTGAAACTCGACGACCTGGAAGATGCATTAGACGCTGAGTGA
- a CDS encoding Ldh family oxidoreductase, whose translation MPVLSANELLEMGTKILTAAGATPEEASVVAAELSGANLVGHDSHGVMRLMQYVSFIRDGHIKPGVSPEVIREGAAFLVVDAHFGFGQVASTFAFDQLATKARDCGTADAFIRNCNHVGRLGSYTEMAAEKGFAALMSVNAPGPGQVAPFGAMERRMGTNPISMAAPGNEAPIVLDMTTSATAEGKLRVAHQSGLQVPEGWMIDGAGNPSTTPGDFYAEPNGCILPLGGPLAHKGFGLSVMVDVFCGILSGSGVGRNDLPRGANGVWMQLIDIEQIVGREEYDGWMKSYEEHIKSAKKCPGVEKIMFPGEMERQTYTKRIQDGVSIPDETWRQISELAGTLNVSV comes from the coding sequence ATGCCGGTATTATCTGCGAATGAACTTTTGGAAATGGGAACAAAGATCTTAACTGCTGCGGGAGCAACTCCTGAAGAAGCAAGTGTTGTGGCTGCGGAACTTTCCGGGGCGAATCTGGTCGGGCACGACAGCCACGGTGTGATGAGATTGATGCAATATGTGAGTTTCATTCGAGATGGTCACATCAAACCGGGAGTCAGCCCGGAAGTGATTCGGGAAGGAGCGGCTTTTCTGGTTGTCGATGCCCATTTCGGGTTCGGTCAGGTCGCTTCCACTTTTGCATTCGATCAGCTGGCTACAAAAGCCCGCGATTGCGGAACAGCCGATGCTTTCATTCGCAATTGTAATCACGTCGGCCGACTCGGCTCTTATACGGAAATGGCAGCCGAGAAAGGCTTTGCCGCTTTGATGTCCGTAAATGCTCCCGGCCCAGGCCAAGTAGCGCCATTCGGAGCGATGGAGCGTCGCATGGGAACGAATCCGATTTCGATGGCGGCTCCCGGAAACGAGGCTCCCATCGTGCTCGACATGACGACCAGTGCAACAGCCGAAGGGAAATTGCGAGTTGCTCATCAATCGGGTCTGCAGGTCCCGGAAGGCTGGATGATTGACGGAGCCGGCAACCCGAGTACAACTCCCGGCGACTTTTATGCAGAACCTAACGGCTGCATTTTACCATTGGGCGGCCCGTTGGCTCATAAAGGTTTTGGCCTTTCCGTGATGGTCGATGTTTTTTGCGGAATCCTCTCTGGCAGCGGAGTCGGTCGAAACGACTTGCCTCGCGGAGCCAACGGAGTCTGGATGCAGCTGATCGACATCGAGCAAATAGTCGGGCGAGAAGAATACGATGGCTGGATGAAGTCCTACGAAGAGCACATCAAATCAGCGAAAAAATGCCCGGGCGTGGAAAAAATCATGTTTCCAGGCGAAATGGAACGACAAACCTATACCAAGCGAATTCAGGATGGCGTTTCCATTCCAGATGAAACCTGGCGTCAGATCAGTGAATTGGCAGGGACTTTGAATGTTTCAGTCTGA
- a CDS encoding sulfate adenylyltransferase: MSDLIPVHGGLSEPVCRTVPAADVETFKSEAASLTKVPMTAADLSSVYRIADGTLSPLEGPMDSATYNLVLDESVIENDGKKYAWTIPISFPVTSELAGKLSSGQKVALTCPEGNVVGTLDISDVFEWDKPRYLKSVYGTERTDHPGADMVLVNDADKTHLLGGTLMALPQPKNPSFGQYVLSPRETRKLVADKGWDAVVAFQTRNPLHRAHEYALVYALETLIRDGKNAGAILNPLVGETKGDDVSAEIRMETYEKLISDRAMGDGDSDPELWGPRNEAVPDRVVLLGLDLKMFYGGPKEAVMHAIYRQNYGYTNIVIGRKHADAPFKDGSAIWGDFDAQEIFNNLNGELQIKPINVGFAAYYESMGRVDLMENHKDEKPVFISGKDVRATLQKGELVDSRIMRESTSQILAAAMKQ; encoded by the coding sequence ATGAGCGATCTAATTCCTGTGCATGGTGGTCTATCTGAACCTGTCTGCCGCACTGTTCCGGCAGCAGATGTCGAGACCTTCAAAAGCGAAGCGGCTTCTTTGACAAAAGTGCCGATGACTGCTGCTGACCTCTCCAGTGTCTACCGTATTGCAGACGGAACACTTTCTCCGCTCGAAGGTCCGATGGACAGTGCGACCTACAATCTTGTACTCGATGAGTCGGTCATCGAAAACGATGGCAAAAAATATGCCTGGACCATTCCGATTTCTTTCCCGGTCACTTCCGAACTGGCTGGCAAACTGTCTAGCGGTCAAAAAGTTGCTTTGACCTGCCCGGAAGGTAATGTCGTCGGCACGCTGGATATCAGTGATGTCTTCGAATGGGACAAACCTCGTTATCTGAAATCTGTTTACGGCACCGAACGAACCGATCATCCGGGAGCCGACATGGTTCTTGTGAACGATGCCGACAAAACACACCTGCTCGGCGGAACCCTGATGGCATTGCCACAGCCAAAGAATCCTTCATTCGGTCAGTATGTTCTCAGCCCACGTGAAACTCGCAAACTGGTTGCTGATAAAGGCTGGGATGCCGTTGTCGCTTTCCAGACACGTAATCCTCTGCACCGTGCACACGAATATGCTCTCGTGTACGCACTCGAAACCCTGATCCGCGATGGCAAAAACGCAGGTGCGATTCTGAATCCTCTGGTTGGTGAAACCAAAGGGGATGACGTCAGTGCAGAAATCCGCATGGAAACCTACGAGAAGTTGATTTCCGATCGTGCAATGGGTGATGGCGACAGCGATCCCGAACTGTGGGGACCTCGCAATGAAGCTGTGCCGGATCGCGTTGTCCTGCTCGGTCTCGACCTCAAAATGTTCTACGGCGGACCAAAAGAAGCGGTCATGCACGCGATTTATCGCCAGAACTACGGCTACACCAACATCGTGATTGGCCGTAAACATGCCGACGCTCCCTTCAAAGATGGATCCGCCATCTGGGGTGATTTCGATGCTCAGGAAATCTTCAATAACCTGAACGGAGAACTGCAGATCAAGCCGATCAACGTCGGCTTTGCAGCGTATTATGAATCAATGGGCCGCGTCGATTTGATGGAAAATCATAAAGACGAAAAGCCTGTGTTCATCTCTGGTAAAGACGTCCGTGCGACACTTCAAAAGGGTGAATTGGTCGATTCACGAATTATGCGAGAAAGCACTTCGCAGATTCTGGCAGCGGCTATGAAACAATAA
- a CDS encoding sigma-54 interaction domain-containing protein: protein MNIASDRPSALAGIIGNCPAMQEVYRTTERVARSSATVLLLGETGTGKELIARAIHELSPRRSGPYIRVNCGALSESLLESELFGHVKGAFTSAFENRTGRFEAAHGGTLFLDEINSMGFPLQVKLLRVLQEHEFERVGDTKTITVDTRIVAATNRELLEEVEEERFREDLYYRLNVLPIFLPPLRDRTEDLPELIEYFIDKYAAENDCAPLKLTKDALEVMTTYTWPGNVRELENYVERAVVMADGPDFSVDLLPPHVRGLSPIRLGISKSRNVETICEELINFGMAEQSGDETDLYQQIVSMVEKQLISQTLKVCHGVQTKTATRLGINRNTLHKKIEEYGLADDAT from the coding sequence ATGAACATCGCTTCTGATCGCCCCAGTGCTCTGGCAGGAATCATAGGGAATTGCCCTGCCATGCAGGAAGTGTATCGCACGACCGAACGGGTCGCGCGATCCTCGGCGACAGTTTTGCTGTTGGGAGAGACTGGAACCGGTAAAGAGTTGATTGCCCGGGCGATTCATGAACTGAGCCCTCGTCGTTCGGGACCCTATATTCGGGTTAACTGTGGAGCCCTGAGTGAAAGTCTGCTCGAAAGCGAACTGTTTGGCCATGTGAAGGGCGCATTTACGAGTGCTTTTGAGAACCGAACCGGACGATTCGAAGCGGCTCACGGCGGAACATTGTTTCTCGATGAAATCAACTCCATGGGATTCCCACTGCAGGTGAAGTTGCTGCGCGTGCTCCAGGAACATGAGTTTGAACGCGTCGGAGATACAAAGACCATCACGGTCGATACCCGAATTGTCGCTGCGACCAACCGCGAATTACTGGAAGAAGTCGAAGAAGAACGATTTCGAGAGGATTTGTATTATCGACTGAATGTGCTGCCGATCTTTTTGCCACCATTACGGGATCGCACGGAAGATCTTCCCGAACTCATTGAATATTTTATCGATAAATATGCAGCCGAAAATGACTGTGCACCACTGAAGTTGACCAAAGATGCTCTGGAAGTAATGACGACCTACACCTGGCCTGGTAATGTTCGTGAACTGGAAAACTATGTTGAACGAGCGGTCGTTATGGCCGATGGCCCAGACTTTTCCGTCGATTTACTGCCGCCCCATGTTCGAGGACTTTCGCCAATTCGCCTGGGGATCAGTAAGTCTCGCAATGTCGAAACGATCTGCGAAGAGTTAATTAATTTCGGCATGGCCGAACAATCCGGTGACGAGACCGACCTCTACCAGCAGATTGTTTCCATGGTCGAAAAGCAACTGATTAGCCAGACCCTAAAAGTCTGCCACGGCGTTCAGACCAAAACCGCCACCCGACTCGGGATCAATCGCAACACGTTGCATAAGAAAATTGAAGAGTATGGGTTAGCGGATGATGCGACTTGA
- the purD gene encoding phosphoribosylamine--glycine ligase encodes MKVLVIGQGGREHALVWKLSQSPQVTKIYCAPGNAGTSQHAENVDISDADIDQLLAFAKREKIDLTVPGPEVPLVLGVVDQFRKAGLTIFGPTKAAAELEGSKTFAKQIMRGAKVPTADYITFDNLNRAVNYIHERCGGGRFASNERPMNVTNEEGELFQRTNPLWEQPIVVKADGLAAGKGVRVCHDADEALEFVRDCLAGNRFGEAGSRVIIEECLMGEEASILAIVDGKTIVTLDASQDHKAAYDDDQGPNTGGMGAYCPTPVIDAAMMDQITQTILIPLVHEMKRKGCPFGGVLYAGIMMTRQGPKVLEFNVRFGDPETQPVLMRLKSDLFEMLYAAAQGKLRDVPEPEWDPRPAVCVVMASKGYPGDYEKGFAIRGLDPKSDSETSRVFHAGTSIKDGKIVNSGGRVLGVTALGDNLDQAKLNAYERVKGIRWEGAWCRKDISDKARPKTEANVEETKVETDEV; translated from the coding sequence ATGAAAGTTCTTGTGATTGGCCAGGGTGGACGTGAGCACGCATTGGTGTGGAAGTTGTCGCAATCCCCTCAGGTCACAAAAATTTATTGTGCTCCAGGTAATGCGGGGACTTCGCAGCATGCCGAGAATGTGGATATCTCCGATGCGGACATCGATCAACTCCTGGCTTTTGCCAAGCGGGAAAAAATTGACCTGACAGTGCCCGGACCGGAAGTCCCGCTGGTTCTAGGCGTCGTCGATCAATTTCGCAAAGCAGGCCTGACGATCTTCGGCCCGACAAAAGCAGCAGCCGAGCTGGAAGGCAGCAAGACTTTCGCTAAGCAAATCATGCGTGGGGCAAAAGTTCCAACTGCGGATTACATCACGTTTGATAATCTGAATCGAGCAGTGAATTATATTCACGAACGCTGTGGCGGGGGACGATTTGCCTCCAACGAACGTCCTATGAATGTGACTAATGAAGAGGGAGAACTCTTTCAGCGAACGAACCCTCTTTGGGAACAGCCAATTGTCGTGAAAGCCGATGGGTTGGCAGCCGGTAAAGGTGTGCGAGTTTGTCATGACGCTGACGAAGCCCTCGAATTTGTAAGGGATTGCCTGGCGGGAAACCGTTTCGGAGAAGCAGGCAGCCGAGTGATTATTGAAGAATGCCTGATGGGTGAAGAAGCGAGTATTCTGGCGATTGTTGATGGCAAAACAATTGTCACGCTCGATGCCAGCCAGGATCACAAAGCCGCTTACGATGATGATCAGGGACCCAATACCGGCGGCATGGGGGCTTACTGCCCAACGCCCGTAATTGATGCGGCTATGATGGATCAGATCACACAGACGATCCTCATTCCACTGGTTCACGAGATGAAGCGAAAAGGCTGTCCGTTTGGTGGTGTGCTTTACGCCGGCATCATGATGACGCGGCAAGGCCCCAAAGTTCTGGAGTTCAATGTGCGATTTGGAGATCCAGAAACGCAGCCGGTATTAATGCGGTTGAAATCCGATCTGTTCGAAATGCTGTATGCAGCAGCGCAGGGGAAATTGCGGGACGTGCCGGAACCGGAGTGGGATCCGCGACCAGCCGTCTGTGTAGTCATGGCTTCCAAAGGGTATCCTGGAGACTATGAAAAAGGGTTTGCAATTCGTGGTCTCGATCCTAAATCTGACTCGGAAACCTCGCGAGTTTTTCATGCGGGCACGAGCATAAAAGACGGCAAGATCGTCAACTCAGGCGGCCGCGTTCTCGGCGTGACGGCTCTGGGAGATAATCTCGACCAGGCGAAACTGAATGCCTACGAACGTGTTAAGGGGATCCGCTGGGAAGGTGCCTGGTGCCGTAAGGATATCTCTGATAAAGCCCGGCCAAAAACTGAGGCAAATGTTGAGGAGACAAAAGTTGAGACCGATGAGGTCTAA